The genomic interval CACCGGCGACACCAAGGTGGTGGAGAAGGGAAGCGGCGACGGCCTGTTCATCAACACCTCGGGGATCGGCCTGGTGCCCGAGGGCCTGCAGCTTTCCGCCGACCAGGCCCGCCCCGGCGACCGCATCCTGCTCAGCGGGCCCATCGGCGACCACGGCATCGCCATCCTGGCGCAGCGCGAAGGCCTGGAGTTCGAAAGCACGGTGGAGAGCGACAGCGCGCCCCTGCACACCCTGGTGGCGGCCATGCTCGGGGCCTCGCGCGCGCTGCGCTGCTTGCGCGACCCCACCCGCGGCGGCCTTTCCAGCGCTACCAACGAGATCGCGCAGCAGTCGCGCGTGGGCATGGAGCTGGACGACGCCGCCATCCCGGTGCGCGAAGAGGTGCGCGGCGCCTGCGAGATGCTGGGCCTGGACCCGCTCTACGTCGCCAACGAGGGCAAGCTCATCGCCATCGTGGCGCCGGAGGCGGCGGAGGCGGTGCTCGACGCCATGCGCCGCCATCCTCTGGGCAGCCAGGCGCAGATCATCGGCACGGTGACCGCCGCGCATCCCGGCCTGGTCACCCTGCGCACCACCCTGGGCACCAGCCGCATCGTGGACATGCTGGCGGGCGACCAGTTGCCGCGCATCTGCTGAGCGAAGGAGGAACCATGGACCGCGTCCCGCTGGAGAAGAAGGTGCTGAGCGAAAACGATCGCGTGGCCGCCGAGCTGCGCGCGCGCTTCCACGAGCATGGCGTGCTCTGCCTGAACCTGATCTCTTCGCCGGGCTCGGGCAAGACCACCCTGCTGGAGCGCACGCTGGAGGGCTTCGCGCGCGGCGAGCGCGTGGCCGTGCTCACCGGCGACATCCAGACCGACCAGGACGCCGCCCGCCTGGCCCGTTTCGGCTTCCCCGTGCGCCAGATCTCCACCGGCGGCACCTGCCATCTCGACGCCCGCATGATCGCCCGCCATCTCGAGGGCTGGAACCTCGAGGACCTCGACCTGCTCTTCATCGAGAACGTGGGCAACCTGGTCTGCCCGGCCAGCTACGACCTGGGCGAAGACGCCAAGATCGTCGTCCTCAGCGTGGCCGAGGGCGAGGACAAGCCGCTCAAGTATCCCTCCATCTTCTTCAAGGCGGAACTGCTGGTGCTGAACAAGACCGACCTGCTGCCCTACGTGCCCTTCCGGGCGGAGGTGGCGCGCGACAACGCCCAGCGCATCCACCCCGGCATGGAGATCCTGGAGGTCTCGTGCGCCACCGGGCAGGGGCTGGACCAGTGGCGGCAGTGGTTGAAGCAACGGCAGCAGGCGGCGCGCCGGCACCTCACCGCGGCCGCCGGCTAGGTGTCTCATGGCGGTGCGTAGGGCCATCGAAGTCTCCGGCATCGTGCAAGGGGTGGGCTTCCGTCCCTACATCTACCGCCTGGCCAGCGAGCGCGGCCTGGCGGGCTGGGTGACCAATACCAGCGCCGGGGTCAGCATCGAGGTCCAGGGCGAACTCGAGGAGGTGGAGGACTTCGTCGCCCGCCTGCCCGCGGAGGCGCCGCCGCTGGCGCGCGTCACTGGAGTGCGGGTGCGCGAGCTGCCGCCCAACGGCGACCGCGGCTTCCAGATCGTGCTCAGTCGCGGCGGCGAAGCCATGCAGACGCTGATCTCGCCCGACGTCGCCCTGTGCGACGACTGCCGCCGCGAACTCTTCGATCCCCACGACCGCCGCTACCAGTATCCCTTCATCAACTGCACCAACTGTGGCCCGCGCTTCACCATCGTGCGCGGCATCCCCTACGACCGCCCGCGCACCTCCATGGCCGTCTTCCCCATGTGCGCGGCCTGCCAGGCGGAGTACGAGGACCCGCTTGACCGCCGCTTCCACGCCCAGCCCAACGCCTGCTGGCAGTGCGGCCCGCGCGTGGAATTGTGGGACACCTCGGGCAAGGCCGTCCCGAGGCGCGAGCCCATCGCCGAGGCGGTCAGCCGCCTGCGCGCCGGGAAGGTGATCGCGGTCAAGGGTCTGGGCGGATTCCACCTCGCCTGCGACGCAACCAACGCCGCCGCGGTGGAGCGGCTGCGCGAGCGCAAGCGCCGCGTGGAGAAGCCTTTCGCCATCATGGCGCCCGACCTGGCCGCGATCGAGCGCTTCTGCGAGGTGGACGAAGCCGCACGCGCAGCCCTGGAGCGGGCGGAGCGGCCCATCGTGCTCCTGCCCAAGAAGCAGCCCTGCGCCATCGCCGACCAGGTGGCGCCCTTCAACCGTTACCTGGGCGTCTTTCTCCCCTACACCCCGCTGCACCACCTGCTCTTCGCCGAGGGAGGATTCCCGGCGCTGGTGATGACCAGCGGCAACCTCAGCGAGGAGCCCATCGCCATCGACAACCGCGAGGCGGTGGCGCGCCTCGCCGGCCTGGCGGATGGCTTCCTGGTGCACAACCGCGACATCCTGCTGCGCTGCGACGATTCCGTGGTGCGCGTCTCGGACGGGCGCCTGCGCCAGATGCGCCGCTCCCGCGGCTCCGTCCCCGTGCCCGTCTTCCTGAAAGACGAACTGCCGCCCATCCTGGCCGTGGGCGGTGAGCTGAAGAACACCGTCTGCCTCACCCGCGGCCGCCACGCCTTTCTCAGCCAGCACATCGGCGACCTGGAGAACCTGGAGAGCTACCGCTTCTTCGAAGAAGCAGTCGAGCATCTGGAGCGCATCCTCGAGATCGAGCCCGCCGTCGTCGCCTACGACCTGCATCCCGACTACTTCTCGACCAAGTGGGCGCTCGAGCAGAAAGGCGTGCAGCTTGTGGGCGTGCAGCACCACCACGCCCACATCGCCAGTTGCATGGCGGAGAACCATCTCGAGGGCCCGGTGATCGGCTTCGCTCTCGACGGCACCGGCTACGGCGCGGACGGCCGGATCTGGGGCGGGGAAGTGCTGGTGGCCGACTACGCCGGCTTCGAGCGCGCCGCCCATCTCGCCTATGTGCCCCTGCCCGGAGGCGCCGCCGCCATCCGCGAGCCCTGGCGCATGGCCGTCAGCTACCTGGCCCACCACTTCGGCCGCGACTTCCTGCGGCTGCCGCTCGCCTTCGTCCGCGATCTGGACCCGCGCAAGACGGAGGTGGCGCTGCGCATGATGGAGCAGCAGGTCAATTCGCCGCTGACCTCCAGTTGCGGGCGGCTGTTCGACGCGGTGGCCGCGCTCGCCGGCCTGCGCCGCGAGGTCAACTACGAAGCCCAGGCCGCCATCGAACTGGAGATGGCCATGGAGGAAGCCGAGGCCGGCGACGCCAGCGCCTATCCCTTCGAGCTGCTGCCCCAGGGCGCAGGCTGGAGCATCGGCAGCGCTCCCCTCTTCGGCGCCCTGGTCGAGGACCTAAAGCATAACCGGCCTGTATCCAGCATCAGCCGGCGCTTTCATAATGGACTGGTTGAAGTCTTCCTGGAGCTGGCGCGGCGGCTGCGCCAGACCCGCGGGCTGGACCGGGTCTGCCTCTCCGGCGGCTCCTTCCAGAACCTTTACCTGCTGGAGCAGATGGACTCGCGGCTGGCGGCGGAGGGCTTCCAAGTGTTCACCCACAGCGAGGTTCCGGCGGGCGACGGCGGGCTCAGCCTGGGCCAGGCCCTGGTCGCCGCCCATCGCCCAGCCCGTCGCCCCTGACGCGCCCCATGTTCGGGGGGGTCACCCCATGTTCCGAATCTGAAACACGATTTGCGGGCGTCACCCGCGCGTCTCCTGCCGTGCTAGCCTCCGCAAGATTGTGATGGATGGAGGCACGATGATCTGCAGAACCGGTTCCCGCTTGCCCAGCTTCCTCGCCAGTTTCCCCTTGGTAGTGATCTTGGCCGTGTCGGCCGGGCTCGGTCTCATCTCCGTACGAGCTTGCGCGCAGTCGCCAGCGGCTGGGCCGGGCCAGGCCTCCGGACGCAAAGCCGGGGCCGCTGCTACCGGGTCGCAACCCAGCGGACAGGCGGCCCCCACCGTCGACCCCGCCGAGAAACCGGCGCCGGAGGGGAAGGCCGCTGGCCTCGAGCTTCCCTTGTGCAGCCGGCAGGAGCAAGAGCGGTGCAGGAGGGCCGCGCCCGACTCACCGCAACGCTGGCTTTGCGACAACAGCATCGCGCTATCGTCGCCCTCGGCGGAATCGATCGCCAAGCAGATGAGTGGCCTGATCGACGACGTGAGCGTGCGGGCCGTGTGCAAGGACCTGCTTCTCATCCTGCCACCCCAGCTCCAGCCGCCGGCCAAAGGCACCAAGGCCAAGAACAGCCCCGCCGCCAAGGACGACCAGGAAGCCGCCCGCCAGCGGGCGGAGTCGGTCGCCCGCGTGCGCGATCTGATCGCCCTTCTCGACCAGCGCCCGACCACGGTGACGGGCAACCACGTCATCCAGCTCTACAACAACCGCGACGCCTCCGAGATCGCCAAGGCCGTGGATGGGATCTTCGGAGCGAACCAGCACGCCTCCAGCATCGGCAGCGACCAGCTGCTGATCACCGGGGTGCAGCCCCCCGACGAGCGCGCCATACACGAGATCCGCCGCTACGTTTCCCAACTCGATCTCCCGCGTCCCCAGGTCCTGCTCAACGTCTGGAGCCTGCAGTTGAGCGGGAAAAAGGCGGAAGACGTCGACGACTTCGCCTCCGGTTTCGAACAGGACGTCCAGCACTACAATCAGCAGCTCGAGCAAGCGCTGCAGCGCGCCTGGAATGATCTCAGCTCCTCCGTGAGCGAAAAGGGCTACTTCGACGGCGACTTCAGAAGCTACGTTTCGGAGCGCTACATTGCCTGTGATGTCCAGACAGGGGCAAGGCGCTACGCTACGGATTCAAGCGCGCAGACGGTGGAGCGCTGCCTGGATGATACGGAGCGTGCCCGCCTCAACGCCTGCGCCAGCGACCGCTACTGCCTTGGCTACAGCGAAGCCTTTTCCCAATCCAAGCCTACTTTAACAGGCCTGCTCTTCCGGCTGGCGGCCGCGTCCGACAACAGCTTCAAGGCTGCCGCGGATCGGGCGATCACGGCGATGGAGGGAGGAGACGTCGCCAAGGCTGCTGCTACGGCCGAAGCTCCCTGCAACCTGTCCAAGACCGGCCAATTATCCCTGCCGAAGTTCCACCAGGCGCTCTGCGAGCTGAGCGAGGAGCGCCGCCGCGCCCTGCGCGCCGCGCTGCTGGACTTCCTCTTCCACTACAAGTGGGCGGTCGAGTATCCGCATGATTTCGCCCCGTTCGACCTGCCCCGCAGCGCCAATGCCCTGGACAGCCAGTTGGCTCCCCTGGTAGACGCCTTCAACCAGGATGTGGCCGCACAACTAGATGCGCTCCGCAAGAAGGAAGAGTGCAAACTGAGGGAGAGCAAGCAGGCCGGCAAGCTCGACTTCATCTCGGGGGGAGTGATCCGCGTTGCCTCCCTCAGCGGCCAGCAGGCACAGGTGATCACCAAGACCCAGAGCGCCTTCGATGCCACGCCGCCTTTCACCTTCGCGGATTACCTGAAGGCGCTGCAGGCCAACAAGGACGTCAGCAGCGCCACTCCCGCCAACATCCTCTTCAAAAACATCACTCCCGCCGAAGCCGCCGCCCTGGCCGCGGCCCTCTCCGTGCAGAAGCCGGCCACCGCCCTGATCGGGCGCGGCCTGCAGTTGACGGTCACGCCCACCAGCCTCGCCACCGCTTCTTCCGCGGAGCTGAACGTCAAGCTCACCGCCAACGAAGACCCC from Terriglobales bacterium carries:
- the hypF gene encoding carbamoyltransferase HypF; the protein is MAVRRAIEVSGIVQGVGFRPYIYRLASERGLAGWVTNTSAGVSIEVQGELEEVEDFVARLPAEAPPLARVTGVRVRELPPNGDRGFQIVLSRGGEAMQTLISPDVALCDDCRRELFDPHDRRYQYPFINCTNCGPRFTIVRGIPYDRPRTSMAVFPMCAACQAEYEDPLDRRFHAQPNACWQCGPRVELWDTSGKAVPRREPIAEAVSRLRAGKVIAVKGLGGFHLACDATNAAAVERLRERKRRVEKPFAIMAPDLAAIERFCEVDEAARAALERAERPIVLLPKKQPCAIADQVAPFNRYLGVFLPYTPLHHLLFAEGGFPALVMTSGNLSEEPIAIDNREAVARLAGLADGFLVHNRDILLRCDDSVVRVSDGRLRQMRRSRGSVPVPVFLKDELPPILAVGGELKNTVCLTRGRHAFLSQHIGDLENLESYRFFEEAVEHLERILEIEPAVVAYDLHPDYFSTKWALEQKGVQLVGVQHHHAHIASCMAENHLEGPVIGFALDGTGYGADGRIWGGEVLVADYAGFERAAHLAYVPLPGGAAAIREPWRMAVSYLAHHFGRDFLRLPLAFVRDLDPRKTEVALRMMEQQVNSPLTSSCGRLFDAVAALAGLRREVNYEAQAAIELEMAMEEAEAGDASAYPFELLPQGAGWSIGSAPLFGALVEDLKHNRPVSSISRRFHNGLVEVFLELARRLRQTRGLDRVCLSGGSFQNLYLLEQMDSRLAAEGFQVFTHSEVPAGDGGLSLGQALVAAHRPARRP
- the hypB gene encoding hydrogenase nickel incorporation protein HypB, whose amino-acid sequence is MDRVPLEKKVLSENDRVAAELRARFHEHGVLCLNLISSPGSGKTTLLERTLEGFARGERVAVLTGDIQTDQDAARLARFGFPVRQISTGGTCHLDARMIARHLEGWNLEDLDLLFIENVGNLVCPASYDLGEDAKIVVLSVAEGEDKPLKYPSIFFKAELLVLNKTDLLPYVPFRAEVARDNAQRIHPGMEILEVSCATGQGLDQWRQWLKQRQQAARRHLTAAAG
- the hypE gene encoding hydrogenase expression/formation protein HypE yields the protein TGDTKVVEKGSGDGLFINTSGIGLVPEGLQLSADQARPGDRILLSGPIGDHGIAILAQREGLEFESTVESDSAPLHTLVAAMLGASRALRCLRDPTRGGLSSATNEIAQQSRVGMELDDAAIPVREEVRGACEMLGLDPLYVANEGKLIAIVAPEAAEAVLDAMRRHPLGSQAQIIGTVTAAHPGLVTLRTTLGTSRIVDMLAGDQLPRIC